A single Acropora palmata chromosome 5, jaAcrPala1.3, whole genome shotgun sequence DNA region contains:
- the LOC141882166 gene encoding QRFP-like peptide receptor, protein MLTLLNVILLTIKSIIFLASIAGNFLVGFVVLRNRDMRTPFNYLLVNLAAADIVYPSFLLSHYIASLTIETADEMPGNAICMSLSKAAWVGAFAGVFTMIVVARERYYTVVNPHGIKGKLTIQSVKIIIPSSWFLSVLINIRGFVLQGIGNEIAVKSCDHHWTNKTLELAYQLIWLVLLCISLLLMVGFYSIVVHNLWVRPKRHVNKEHTIQKQGVLKVRKRVTLMVLIVSAMFEICWITDTILHAIVVDFRSAEISIVHAVIMLNSAINPFVYALLSQRFRQKMKRTIRFWSPSSERTVAPEESSYQLKRLPATPSTPEKK, encoded by the exons ATGTTAACCCTACTGAACGTGATCTTATTGACAATCAAGTCAATCATATTTCTCGCAAGTATCGCTGGAAACTTTCTTGTTGGTTTTGTCGTTCTTAGGAATCGTGATATGAG GACTCCTTTTAACTATCTGCTCGTGAACCTGGCGGCAGCAGACATCGTTTATCCAAGTTTCCTTCTGTCACACTACATTGCAAGCCTTACTATTGAAACAGCAGACGAGATGCCCGGTAACGCGATCTGCATGTCTCTTAGCAAAGCAGCATGGGTTGGAGCTTTTGCAGGCGTTTTCACTATGATAGTCGTCGCTAGAGAGCGCTACTATACCGTTGTCAATCCACATGGAATCAAAGGAAAACTTACTATACAAAGCGTGAAA ATAATAATTCCAAGTTCTTGGTTTCTGTCAGTGCTTATAAACATTCGTGGCTTTGTATTACAAGGAATTGGGAATGAGATTGCTGTGAAGTCATGTGATCATCATTGGACTAATAAAACACTGGAACTGGCATATCAGCTTATTTGGCTGGTCCTCCTCTGTATTTCTCTTTTATTGATGGTTGGTTTCTACTCGATTGTTGTGCATAACTTGTGGGTCAGGCCAAAACGGCATGTAAATAAGGAGCATACAATTCAAAAG CAGGGTGTGCTGAAAGTGAGAAAACGAGTCACCTTGATGGTATTGATTGTCAGCGCCATGTTTGAGATCTGCTGGATCACAGACACAATTTTGCACGCCATTGTGGTAGATTTTCGCAGTGCTGAGATTTCCATTGTTCACGCCGTCATTATGCTAAATTCCGCCATCAATCCGTTTGTATATGCTTTGTTAAGTCAGCGATTCCGACAAAAGATGAAGAGGACTATACGCTTCTGGTCACCTTCATCTGAAAGGACTGTCGCCCCAGAAGAGTCGTCCTATCAACTTAAACGTCTTCCGGCAACTCCATCCACTCCAGAAAAAAAGTAG